The DNA region ggggattattactacctaaagaaagctaaaagacatattttgaatttttgtttagactttaatccctcaagaaaactgtctaggagatcaatcgtcgggaaaagtccaatttttctactttttcattttttttttaatttttttttttttcacaaaagctactacacttaagaatgagtactacaactaagctaaaatagcacagaaactcatccaaacgatctcctcaccccacacttaaaattttgcaatgtcctcaatgcacattataaataataagagggtaaacgagactccctggtaggccaaaggccgaagcaatagcggctcacgaggtactcagacttcccccaggcatcgtcctttgtgtgggcaccccacacttagtcctcaccatctagctcgcttttgcactcttctaatggctttgcttcctatgctcataatcctacaaaataaaaataaatactataaaataataaaaataaaataaaataaaatagaaagtaaacaaaaataaaagaaagcagtaacgttgggttgcctcccaacaagcgcctgatttaacgtagcggcacgacgtgaaccactttttgcctccacctcgaacttatgaattgagcccctaacatggcatccagtttgcggctatgctccagtggtggggctacaaagataaccaggccaagtaataaatttttcactctacacttctcggcctttagatgaggaaagtaatttttgctttttggcacaacaaattcaaaaatataggcatcCTGTTCCTCTTCCATTAACTCCTCCAAAGgcttagatgactcgatttccatgtcatcatccaaatacaatgtcgaaaaatgtttagaatgaggaccaacacgccccaactttagaattgtattactatttatatcctcatatgtgcacacattagagtcttcaaatataacattatctgctacctcgcatggctctagtgtacttttctcaacatgggcatcatcaacagaaatatgctcgaatgattggctctccacttttagctcctcaatttggcgtataagctccttttcagcttctgacaactcattactattttgttgggcgatagacgcaacaacctttgcatttaatttatcttgcaagtcgtgaatagtagtgacaaatttatagatcccttgtcccagtttagatcttccctctataaagtgtctcatcccatcagtaagttcctcatgttgagtttcatatatttttaacttttcagcctgttctgccagccaagtttggctcaaaatctcctctttttcaaaaattttctcttgctggtactcgctctcttcattcaattcttccatattggccttcattcttgtgattgctgccctcattcttttcatatcttttttgagttcatcctgttgctctgctacttgcctcagaatatccctaatatatgcatcaggctccatatcctgcacttcattgcccctatcaaactcagaaatatcattagaaagatcataataagggctcagagaaggatgaataaaattaggacaaccatcccaatggccatcttgaccaccacacatattacaaatattccactcaaaggattgagattgtgcgcacaactcgctcctgggaacattctgacaatttttccaccagtggggtcctccacaatatggacaaggatcatcaaaataagaataaccatcattcgaataatttttattccaagatgccatgctaaaataaataaaaaatactaactaaaataaaaaaaaaaaaaaaaaaacatgaatagataaaaaaatgtctaatctagaaaaatagcaaatttctaagtccccggcaacggcgccaaaaacttgttgcagccaaacgcacacgcaagtatacgtggtcgtcaagtaataaagtgactaaaagtcggatgtcgaacccacgaggacttgtgattaactattaactaaattagactatcctaattatctaaacaagaattaaatctaaaaatattttattctaaactaattaaataagaaaaatataaataataaactttgaacagagagagagcagattttaatgatatcaatgtaatgaaaacgatctagggttatgggctatctaacaatcctattgtattcttcaattgaattgaccgactaatttatctagcttattggttgacagggttaatgctcataagaatctgtcgagttcttactcgcctattcaagctaacctaacgcctatatgtctatggagttagaatcaacaagaacgcatttataattcctgtaaatcaaccaagcaaggcaattaggtatatgtctatcctaactacgaatccgttccccgatgcccgagttcaagaacttgccctactcaatcctatatgcaatatagaattcccactttcgagttcaattctagattcgtagatagtattcaattggtgatcaagcaattaaataattaagcgcaagattgaataaataaactaatatgataaatcaagaagtcaaaatcaatatccgaataacaatagtcatgaaagaaccacaaccctagaacgtgaagtttagctccatatagacatggtagccaaacaacaaatcatataaagaaacatcaagattactaagtttggtgggagaaagatggaacttgatgaattccggcctccacagctttttcgtgGCTTTTTTTCCCCTTCCccatatgttagatgacctaaaagaggcgtttttggcttatatattgcgtaccaaagtcgtgggccaaagttctcctatttctaatccaaatcagcttcagggattgatgctagggtggatgcgtcgcatccacctcgtcctccacttctcagcttcgcatgctagggtggatgcgacgcatccacccttctcttctacttcccagtctcGGATGCTATGGTggacgctatgggccgacttcactgctaagggtgcacgaaagatgtagtttttctaggttggatgcgacgcatccaacccttcttcctctggctagaccaccttttcttcatattttgcactccaaacaccttaaatcgtcacacataacttaattagtcataaaaccaataattaaaccatgttgggaattttaaagatcaaataacatcaagaagtggttaaaacatgggtaaagtaacctcaacacatatcgaaatatgccaaacatcagtcACTTCACGTGCAACCTTGAATGGTGATGGGGCAAACCTCAACGAGGACGTTGAGTACATCCTAGACGAATCTCACTTGACAAAATACGAAAAAAATACTAGGTATATAAGTAGACACACATTATACTCTAAAGATCACTATAGAGTTTAACTGTTACAAGTTTCCACTAAAAAGGATCGCTTTGCGCTCTTTGCTAAAGCAGCTTGCATTTTCAACCCACCATAAAGACATAAATATgattctttttcttatttatttatttattttacctaGGGAATATCTAAACGGCATCCTCCAGTTTTGAATCTATTATGTTTGTCCTCTATATTTGAAAACGGTTTCCTAGTTATCATTTTCATATTTCCTACATCGTTTCTCGTATAAGAGACACAATATTAGCAAGCTTTATTTTTGTGATACGAATTCTCGTGGAAAACTACATTGTCATGCTGCTAAATCCTTTTTTTGCAAAATGTGTAGATATCTTTTTGCCAATTTAAATAGAGCGGAATAGATAACTATTGTTCATCTAAATCGGTTTCAaactaatttaaaattaaaaatgtaaTTATTATAACAGATTACAATATGTTATAAGATGAACTAAGATGACACAGATATAAGCAAAATTCCACTGGCAAAGGTCCAGGAAATGTAGGGTTAGTGGCCATATCTTTTCTATTAGATAAAAGGGATCTTTTGGCTGTATTATCCTTGAGATACTGAAATTGATCCAGCTTATTACTCGATGTCCAAATTCCATCCAAACAACCTATAAGGAACTCTATACCTATTTTTTTGCTTTCATTTATAATCTCTGTGGATATCAAGTACCCACTAATTAGACTAATTCCAATTTAAGACGTCACCTATGATTTATTAAATAGAAAAGCGCATCATACCAGAATTTCTttggaaaaatgacattgtatagccgctgtaaGAATAATAgcaaaaaaaatgtataaaatttgtatattatatatatattctatatcttataaaaaaaatatacaaattttatacactttttcggctaccagatgtaaatagtttctggcgcagattaaaagtgataataccacAGTTTCTTTTtatattcaaaactcaaacttaaaatttttagGTAAATGGAGAATGATTTTATCcatgttacaaattattacatccTACCGCTTATAGATAAGTAGTAGAAATAAGTCTTTTGGAAGAAGCTAAGTAGGCCGAAGGTCGAAAGTAAGGGGACATTTTCCTAAAGTTGGCGAAAACAGAAACAAAAGGTTTTGAATAAGCATAAGGAAACAAAACTGCTTCAAACTAGGACAAGAATATTAGTCCTAGAATTTTGAGAAAAAGACATCCTGAAATGTCGCCAGAAACAGACAATTTTATTTGAAGATACCCCTGAATTACGGCTTTAATTATTGAATTCTAATCTTAGACTCACGCTCACAGATTGAGATTATTAACCTTTTCCTACATTTTCTACGACAAATCCTTTTGGGAGAGCACGTTTTGTCACTTTGAAGTTTGAATTAATTCATATCtatttataaaaatatcatataaaagaGATGGAGTCAAAAAGTTatagagaaaagggaaagagaaaagaaaataaaaagagagaaagggTGGTCGATGAGGAGGTGTTTTTACTATTTTAGTTGAGAGTTGCCTTTGGATAAATGATATAGGTGTGAGTTTGTTGAGGTGTTTATAATTGCAGAACTATAATctacacttttttttttttatatttattatatgttttatttAGGGGCGGAGCTAGCATAGGACTTGCGGTTCGACCGAAATCAATAACTTTGGTGCAAATTTTGTATCTATCTTAAAAAGTCCATTGAATATAAATAAATTGTTAATTTAGAATCCAGTAATATAAACGAATTAGAATCTCGAATCCACAAGTTCCAAATCCTGTCTCCGCCTATAATTTTACTCCAAAATAAACTTAATTAAGGGACGATCTGTCAAATAACATATGGCACGTTCAGCCACTGATGCAAGGGCTTCAATACATATGCATTTCTATTTGGGAATGTTCACATAAACAAAGAAGGTTTATATGAAAATGAAAAAGTAGAGTGAACAGTCACATATATATATGAACTTAGGGACATATTTGAGTTCGACTAACTGATTTCGCCAATatttataaaaggaaaagagacaaAACAAGAAGCAAGCAAAAAGATGTGACAGTTTAAATTAAGCAAAGATTCTTCCAAATTATCTACTATTACATTGGGAATCAAGAAGGGGAAGGAGGAAGGTGAATATATTTTGTATCGAATCAATACCTATCAAAtccatgtacatatatatattttgtatatatatgttttgtatatATATGTTTTATATACCTATAAGATACATAATTTATACATTATTTTTGGCAAATACGAGTCCAAACCATTAGTAGAACAAGAGGATGGGCTTGTTTGGGCTTCAGAGTTACCTCTGTTCTGTGCCGATCCAACCCAACTACGATAAGCTCTTGTGGAAATCCAACTTTGACAGGGCTAGGCGACCTAATGGCCCAAGCATCCACCTCCTATTTTTGGCAAAGTGCACCAATAGCCATTTTTAAGTTTGTGGTTTAACATATATCCATaatttacaatatatttaaagattagccaattcATCCAAGCTTCATAACTAAGTATCCTGAgtttttgagctgctaatttaaaatttaggacataaaCTTCGAATTTCTGTACATATGTCCTGAAAACTTAACAGTGTCCTGAAGTTTGAGCgaattggctaatctttaaatatattgtaaactatggatatattttaaagggattttttcattcctatacactatttgaaatctTATTACGAAAAATATCCATGTTTTGATATTTACCCGACCTAAACACATTTTAGTTACAAAATGTATAtaatccaccttaaaaggctcccaaTCCATTATTTGCGCCTTCAATCAAGATATTTAGTTAcaccccttttcttttttctttcctctcctcttttcctttttttgccGCCTACTTAGTTGCATCTTCCCGACTCTAAATTTTGCAGCATAATTTGCTTTTTCGATCAATTTGTTGTCTCTGTATTGTGACTGCACTGCTATCTTCCACAGTAATAACGATAAGAAAAAAAGGAACTTTGCATTTGAGGAGACATGAGTTGATTATCCAAAGACTCTCCTTTTCACCTTTGCCTTTTCAATCAATCTGTTTTCTGTATTTGTTAGTTCTCTAAGAGGTGACATTTCTCTTAGAGAAGAGATCGCTAAAGAACACCGCCCAAATTCTCTCTTCCAATTAACTTGGACAGCTTTACAAGTATGGAAGATGAAAACAGAGTATCAAACTAAGTTCAATGAATTGGAAGATACAAAATGGAGCAATAGAAACTGCGACGGAGAAACCGAGGGAGAGCGTGGGgatctcctctctctctctctctctctctctctctctctctctctctctctctctctcacacacacacacacactctcacTCTCTTTCCCCTCTTATTTTCCGTATTCTTGTAAAGAGGGAATTTCTTCAGCCAAGAAATTTATGGTGGCTGGCTTTCGTTGTATTTCCTCAATAGCGCgccaaaattaaattatttttttgatcaCTAAAGAATGACGGATTTATTACATGGAGTGCAAAGAATTGTACCGAAAAAAATATGGAGTATAAAGAATTGTTAAAAGCACAAGTATAAATTtagataataaaaaatatttcaaagatTCTGGTTGCCCATCTTGCAAAATTCCCAATAGACCTAGAAATTTCAATAACATACATTGATATGTACTCTGAACTGTAGTATCATGATTATTACACCAGGGCTTCGATTAGATCAATGATGGTTAATATATAATACaacatataaattaaaaataaattttgtataaatttaATACATCTGtaataaaatacaaattaaaaataaattacatagtatacaatttatctacaactttcatacattatttctacccatttatatacaactacaatatcataccacttaaatataatttttatacaatatgtcttttgtatattttgcatctgatttatacatagtaaaaataaattttatacatctaattatatattatacaatttatctacaacttatctacactttcatacattatttctacccagttatatacaactacaatatcatacaacttaaataaaaaatttatacaaattttatacaatatgtcttttgtatattttgtatctgatttatacatagtaaaaataaatttcatacaactaattatttattatacaaattatctacaaattatctacaactttcatatattatttctacccagttatatacaactacaatatcatacaatttaaatataatttttatacaatattgttcaactttcatacaatatttaaataaaatatatataaaaaacaaaatacaatatttctacaactttactacaatttcgtaagtatactgtatatcatgtcttcttcttcttcttcttcgagtttcaatctgaaattcagccaaaaagTCTAAtattcaccaaaacaccctcaaaattgagatataaactcaaaacaatattctcaattgtttgcaacaacacccaatccaaacaaataatgatttttgaaaacccaaattagaattcaaagcttcaaagttttttaatgattgtcaatggtggaattgctgctctcttacTGGAATTAGGGCTGATCTTCGAAAGTGTTTTCTTCTTCATTGAAAGTTAAGCAAGCAACATGCGTTAATGGAGGTGTGTGGTAGAGTATTTAAAGCTTGAATCTATAAAAATGAAGATTGATTTTTGAAGAAGAGTGtataagaatgtaaaaattccaaaattatttCCCTCCAGGGATCGTCACAGCCGACAAGCTAAACATATCATGCTTTACAAATGAATCAAAAGATGATggtatcaaaatttccactaatGAAACCATTCCATGTGCTGCCTAGCCCAATGATCAAATTAACAGAGTAGCtgcaaataaaaaatatttttgactaGTTCAATCTAAAAAAAACACTCTAACGTCTTCTTCAAGGGGGTgtgtggagagagaaacgtgggggagtGAGATATAGACGTTAGAGtgattttaggatttaattattatcattaaatgTCTAAAAATGTACATAATTTGTAATTTGTATATATTATGTAATTAGATTAAAATTTGAGTAGGGAGGataataaaatttgaaaaaatgtataagaatgtaaaaattcatattttaaaCGACACTTAAAAGTGACTATTTGGTATCATTTCCGCCCAATTTCTGCCTCTTCCGGAAAATATCACAGCAATTTCCTCCCTTTATTTAgaggaagaaaaatattttactcAAAAACTAAGttaagtgatttttttttcaatcgCCATCAGTTTTTTCACCTGGCATAAATTCTTCCCACGTTTTAGTTGCATGAACTAAATGTGGTCCCTACTCACGACCATCCTACCGACCCGCATCAGAGTTTCGGTTTATAAATACCCGGTTGACCACCTTTTGTTACTCCACTTTACTCCTCTCCATTCCAACGCACAGATTGTAGAGAGAGAAATATCTCCACAAACAATTCTCTCTCTACCTCTTCGATTTTGTTCCATTTTGAGGTTCAATCATAATCGGGTCTCGGGTCACAATTAACCCGAATGGGTGACGCGTACTGTTCGGACTGCAAACGGAACACGGAGGTGGTGTTTGACCACGCCGCCGGGGATACGGTTTGTTCGGAGTGTGGGCTTGTGCTGGAATCCCGGTCCATCGATGAGACTTCAGAGTGGCGTACGTTTGCTGATGATTCAGGTGATCATGACCCGAACCGTGTTGGAGGACCCGTTAACCCGTTGCTTGGTGATGTGGGTCTTTCTACTGTAATTTCTAAAGGGCCTAATGGGAGTAATGGGGATGGTTCTCTTGCTCGGTTGCAGAATCGAGGTGGCGATCCTGATCGTGCCCTTGTTATAGCTTTTAAGGCTATTGCCAATATGGCTGATAGGTAAATTAAGTGaacttcaaaatatttttttcttaaaaatttggAGTAGTTTGGTATGAGGAGAATTGCAAATTCTAGTATTAGTTTTAGAGTATTTAGAATTTAGTTGTTAAATAAATGAATTAAGCTAGTCGGATTGGGATGGAGGGAGTACTTTCATTTGGTTTTTGATTTCTTGGGTTTTCAGAGATAAAACCCTAGTGGGGTTTTCTTTGGAAGCCGAGAAAttgtaagaaaatattttttctatgaCGATGGTGTCCGAGCCAACTTGCTTGTACCCTCACTATTTCACCGGACTCTAAGAAGACATTAGTATGATGGTCGATTAGACTTCGGCTATTGATATCGTCCTTTTGAATGCTTGACATTATCCATTTACTCCAAAAAAAATTGTACACGTACACCAAATCTGCCAGAACACAATGCAATGCAGAAACAGATGATACGAGGCTTCCAGTGCTTTTCACAAATATACATTAGCTGTGACTTGAGTAAGACATGCTTTATGCATAACAATCCAAGTCAAATGGACCACTTTAGTGGCACCTTGTTTTTACTTATAACCGTACTGTCCGGGCCAGCTTGTGTGCACCTTGACTAATTCCATAGGTATCATTACCGATTGTAGCACCTCATTTATTAGAGAATTATCTAAGACCAGGTGTAACAGAGCATTGTGAAAAACTTACCAGAGGAGCAGCTAACTTTctctttcatttatcattggcctCCGATGGTTTGAGATTGCATTTGTGTTGCCTTATTCTCTAATTGCATTTGGATGGCTAACTAAGTGACTATAGTGGTTTCAGATACATATTGTTGGGATTTGTGAGAGCATGACTGATGATCTTAGACAGTTGTGTTTTGTCCCTTTACATGAATTACATGTTGAGAAGTTTAAGATTATGGAATGctgttgatatttttgttggaTTAGTCAAATGTGTTTCCCATTGTTTTGTGCATCAACTGAACTAatgtctttttccttctttacaGGTTGAGCCTTGTTTCTACCATAAAGGTGTGTCCTGTTCTGTTAgatttttttgtttctcttttttgcATCACAAATGGAGGCGATTTTGGAATTGCTGTTGCATGTTTGTTTAATCTCCGATTCTTACTAGTTTGCTAAGAGTATCAGATTTTCACTTTACTAAATGAGCTTCACCTTGAATGCAATACTTTTTTAAGGTGTTAGTAATTCTCATCTGGTAATCCAAGTCTTTCAAAACCTTTCACTGAAAGTCCAGATGTCGTACTGCTACCTTCTTTTCTCTAGTCTAGACTTCTCTGCTTGTTTGAAAAAGATGACTTCCGCATGATAATATGATGATCTCTGCCTATACGTACTATGATCTTGCATGCAATATTTCTTTTACCCAAAGGCTGGGTGGCCTATGCAGCCACCACTGCCAGAATCCCCTGGGCATCTTTGGGAGGGAACTATCCTTCCTTGGCAATGATCATCAGCCCATGATACTTTCTGTCATACTTTTGTATTATCCATAGAGATTGGAAGATTCAGTGAcccctatttttttttctttggactTTCCCCTTCCCATGCCACAATTGATAGACAATAAATATAACTAAGTAGCTTTACATGTCTCTGTCTCGTTACCATTAGTTCCTTAATTTCGGATTTCATATGCCTGAAGGAGTATCATAATCGTTAAAAAAAGATGCAAGGCCATTATCATGGTGGTGATGATGGATCCAAATCAACATGGTCAATTGTTTTACTCTCCATATCCCATGTTTGTGACGCTATTGTTGTTTATTGTCAAACATTTGAGTTTTAACCACAATGGGTAAATATATGGGAAGTGACATTTATGGGTGAAGATTAAGATCATCTGTAATACTCTTTTTATCCCTTTATGGGAATCAATTTTTAGGTTTCGCCTTTTCGGTTCCTATGGTATTGGGACAAATTTGCTCTTTCGTTACGTAAGAGCTAGTCTTATCTCTTTTGTCATTTTTACATTCATCTTTTCCATAATCTTCTGTAGGACCGAGCAAGTGAGATATACAAAAGGCTGGAAGACCAGAAGTGTACGAGAGGAAGGAATCTGGACCCTTTGGTGGCTGCTTGTATCTACATTGCTTGCCGGCAAGAAGGCAAACCGCGCACTGTAAAAGGTGTTGCCATGATATCTGATTATGTAGATTAATGGTTTAGTTCTCTTTGTGAACCTATCTGAACCTTTGGGTATTAACTAGAAATATGCTCAATGGCCAATGGAGCTACAAAGAAGGAAATTGGCCGAGCAAAAGAATTCATTGTGAAACAATTGAAGGTTGAAATGGGAGAATCAATGGAGATGGGGACTATACACGCTGGAGACTATCTGGTGAGTGAGACCAAGTGTTATGGTCTTCTCCTTTTTGTGAACACATTCAGTACACTATGAATGTTTGTATATTATCTGACATGGACAATGGATAAATGTCAGAGACGTTTCTGTTCTAACATTGGTATGAACCATGAAGAGATTAAGGCTGTCCAAGAAACTGTCAAGAAGTCTGAAGAGTTTGATATAaggtaggggtacttttggttGCAGTTTATTGTTTAATCAAGTTCTCACTATTAATTATTCATGCCTTAGCCACAAGTAATTCTTAGTCTGGTAATTAAGTCAGTTGTTGGATATGAATGCTAAGATACAAATGTCTCTGGTTTTTGGCCTTTTGGTGCAACTTGTAGGATGTAAAGGATGAATACAGTATGTTAGATTTCATGAATTTACTACAGGACACGATTTCTGTATAGATAGGAGCCCCTCTTTTTGTTTTTACACTGGGGATTCTCAGACTTGGACCTACATAGCACTTTCTTAGTGCTTTGCTGTTTATATCAATAATATAGTACTTATTAGTTTTCTAccaattcaagaaaataaaaataaaaatataagtttccAAGTGCAAGACACGTTTGTTTCTGCGGTGGTGTGAGACTTCCGATTCACATTTAGTGCAGCCTCTTTTAATTATGAATTTGGAAAATTGCATTCTCTGCTGAAACTTGGAGAACAAGTTCTTGATAAATGAAACCTGCTGTCAGGTTAGTGGCTTTTGTCAGCTGAGTCCGAGACTTGGGGTTGAACTTTTTCCCCACTTTGAAGACCACGTGAACAATGTTGAACGCTGTATTTGTAATGCAAAATATATGTAAGTCTCCATGAGTCCATTCTAGTGAGAACATTGGAGTTCCAAAACAGCTGACTTTAAAAAAGGAGCAGGACGGGAAAATGTGTGTCATCACTTGGATCACTAGCCATAGAATTCCATATGCCTATCATGTTAAATTAAATAACGATTTAAATGTTTATTCCTTGTTTTGCAGAAGGAGTCCTATATCAATTGCTGCAGCAATAATATACATGCTAACACAGCTTACGGATTCAAAGAAACCCCTGCGAGGTTTTTGCATTTACCTTCTTTTTGGGAATCTTGGCAATATGTTTTGAATATATGTGGTGCTTATATGGGAAAACCATGCTATTTTTTTAACGCTTCCAATGTTATATTTTTTATGTTATCCACGTCGGCTAATGCTTGATCTGGATCTGCTGAATATGCTTTGTAAATCTTGGGTGTCTGTATTAGCTCCGTATTTGTGGTTTGACTGAGGTTGTACATGCAGATATCTCAATTGCAACCACAGTTGCAGAAGGGACTATCAAGAATGCATACAAGGATCTCTATCCCCATGCTGC from Nicotiana tabacum cultivar K326 chromosome 24, ASM71507v2, whole genome shotgun sequence includes:
- the LOC107827741 gene encoding transcription initiation factor IIB-2 — translated: MGDAYCSDCKRNTEVVFDHAAGDTVCSECGLVLESRSIDETSEWRTFADDSGDHDPNRVGGPVNPLLGDVGLSTVISKGPNGSNGDGSLARLQNRGGDPDRALVIAFKAIANMADRLSLVSTIKDRASEIYKRLEDQKCTRGRNLDPLVAACIYIACRQEGKPRTVKEICSMANGATKKEIGRAKEFIVKQLKVEMGESMEMGTIHAGDYLRRFCSNIGMNHEEIKAVQETVKKSEEFDIRRSPISIAAAIIYMLTQLTDSKKPLRDISIATTVAEGTIKNAYKDLYPHAAKIIPEWYLKDKDLKSLCSPKA